The following proteins are encoded in a genomic region of Garra rufa chromosome 22, GarRuf1.0, whole genome shotgun sequence:
- the prr12a gene encoding proline-rich protein 12 isoform X2, translated as MDRNYPGAGFGDLGAGAGWSYERSAKASLVYGSTRSSHPESELLHRQAYATPHPLQGYATNHHPGGSGQGGAWGAAGRSLGLSGLFDAGLHHASPSGPDPSVMNLISALESRGPQPPPSASSLLSQFRTPSWQTAMHTPAPAELFISGALPGSGSFPSSSALSAYQHPASFSGRSFPGVTPSLSLQDTPTFSPTSNGLLSPHDPLLHIKTPSQSSLGFDRLLSSQGAAAAYRGSHDPTGGGVTSAQASSAASVSARHLPSHQFNLLSSQLQDQSSQLYSASVFSSTPAPPQPTSQERTVPRQDSVIKHYQRPSPAQAPSSTPHPLQHYLSCGVSGYQQATHTRHAGLSCSPLGEHSPSSDHKPSPRTEQYRPIIQPSYGSSSSSSSGGAGKGTKSSSSSGYSSSGSASSSRTPHTPPSASSASSSSSSSSSSSASASARQSNSIPTSTSASASSRQQPPTQTVPPPPQSHSQPPQSSSNSTQQTLPKSCLSGYGSPVAPVKSSSGLTGQTPPQPQPQSFSPSQPPPSHLSQSYGGFSSPQTHDLPSARTSGVAKGYGNLGSQSFSAESVYGTDSGYGSLPPSLGGAGSPSMGYGASGHSPALLRSGASGGTTGGSSSGGSTGTGGSGSVGGGGGGGSYHIPDSSPSPSGNSGIIRPGLHSPAPSRPAQSPVGTGSNKYLSSVLSPSFLPSPQGYPDTRGPRSQPYHPSAPPKTKSDNSMLGVTESRSQQDDDVDDDFLIQHLLQAQSPAPQASHHHPPQSHHSSQPTQQPPVIPAQDGNKGLAYEMSKSSEERYHLQSVIRTHSATSNVAVSGTGSGAGLDSQLEMSLKKQQQQQQQQQQQQHQQQQHQQQQQQQQHKQQHQQQPQQKSNRTVSDGGRGSSDQTHSLPHHHHDSLGSVVHYGRGDPYSQHSISQHSSSHHQHTPHTPTHPHLHSHPHMDLQKKPQDSGDMAYMRKTPDLQQHHHQHQQAHQQQTQHHQSHPQQHQQQPQQQQRHSQSQSLMDSPTDQSRQPPHLLQSVLSHTRSKIDSQQQQHSVSQQALMEATGGAETHSQPQTSQLQLQLQSQALEAAGHYGHSTQQQDQSRPKSNTVSSLDMLEHSLSRTSSQEGAMVDERTGGEGSRGNSGAATAGSVERRQSQEQQRLSSHHTTQHHASELHSYLPEPDMSLSTASHGHHLSHHHHQQQQSSQGPQHPNSHHQHPHPSHANQSHHHLPQQASSAASQQQEQTHPSHTSQIPQPQLDQHQGEPHFDTRNQAVKSNQNQNQSQQSQRFVPLTSICFPDALLPDEDRSFFPGMEDMFCPEEYKSTCSGGTGQGQDGVAPGQAVQEGMEGIKTTPGGGDNSGPSYDMLGHHSDQGYGQYCHDLSEPDNGTMHLDLDSLKTHELPSTVNTEQLGLIQSQPANLGMGTTGTVGEGSGAKMGGTGGSGSGSGGLTSPIFCSSRPKKLLKSSSFHLLKERPDPNSLPKKSYAQEYEFEDDEDKADVPADIRLNSRSRLPDLIPDLVSSCRKSSGVGGGTLSPLMGDLDFGYPSLGPPPQMIPQDGPKKRGRKPTKPKREGPPRPRGRPRIRPLPEPHHSRGMMGEYGTGYVPERGRGRGRGRGRGRRDESVMDMEMANKDPNQMYQQHMQQQMHHQSQQQPQHQEPIKPIKIKLPIGTMSSSDALLRTDSLSGTDPALSDGSLGSAPSLGLSPGTPGVPDMNRPLDKKSKSQELDEKESEKTGFVASFLDFLKSGKRPSGMSTGSADSAGNEDGSPGKSGGIRPLSPQPPPPPAAAAVSGYGDGESDGGLSLGGCPSPCKRLDEELKRNLETLPSFSSDEEDSVGKNQDLQKSISSAISALYDTPQLTSSMQPPSLPPPPPPPPPEPLTPTQQPPALSPQPPLHTHPSSHAHTHSVEHARLQGEEQEDEMEEKEKDLDEVVEQDKEEKEKVPDMELLSVSKIGDSPKEAIEAQAPPSLPPVSPSSPAPSSTSSPSPLPPLPLPSPLPPQEDNPSPSQKSPLQQSSPPLSPVASSVPVLSPLPPPLPVEPALSSSPPSPSPPPVQESIAEPSSPEEPPAPQILPLHLAQKQSGAAIVGETDEDESESGGEGIFRERDEFVVRIEDIRSLKLALQTGREPPPIWRVQKALLQKFSPEIKDGQRQFCATSNYLGYFGDAKKRYQRLYVKFLENINKKDYVRVCSCKPWHRPSVNLRRQSQPLPKLAPPPNNQTPLERTEKEKEKIKEPRESREKNNIRPKEQREKEKVVKTKEKEEKKEKEKEKEKKASPPPPPPQKPEKRAAVTERGKVKEEKRSTAQEKKTERSAKPQPPKVKAEPPPKKRRMWLKEVPSSSDSDSSASADEISVKAGLNTRAMREMYRSYVEMLVSTALDPDMIQALEDTEDELYLPPMRKIDSLLSEQKRKLLKRVNMNSLHQEALHTFPQITAEPLDSGTVRVRLGGECYNRKTLNRIKKSVPKPQDLKLSTETCRLYSLYHSLHHYKYHTFLHCKKETNTIEQASEDPGQEEVVQQCMANQSWLETLFNSFLELMTLSTKA; from the exons ATGGACAGAAATTACCCGGGAGCTGGCTTCGGTGATTTGGGCGCAGGAGCCGGATGGAGCTACGAGAGATCAGCCAAAGCAAG CTTGGTGTATGGCAGCACTAGATCATCGCATCCAGAGTCTGAACTTCTTCATCGCCAGGCCTACGCCACTCCCCATCCCCTGCAGGGTTATGCTACCAATCACCATCCTGGAGGATCTGGCCAGGGTGGGGCTTGGGGTGCAGCTGGAAGGAGCCTGG GCCTGTCTGGACTTTTTGATGCTGGGCTGCACCATGCAAGTCCGTCAGGCCCAGATCCATCGGTTATGAACCTCATATCTGCACTAGAGTCCCGGGGTCCACAGCCACCTCCTTCTGCCTCATCCCTCCTATCTCAGTTTCGCACTCCATCATGGCAGACAG CCATGCACACGCCTGCCCCTGCAGAGCTCTTCATCTCTGGCGCCCTTCCTGGATCTGGATCCTTCCCATCTTCCTCTGCTTTGTCTGCCTATCAACACCCAGCATCATTCTCAGGGCGGTCCTTTCCTGGTGTGACCCCCTCATTgtccttacaggacacacccacTTTCAGCCCCACCTCCAACGGCCTCCTGTCACCCCATGATCCTTTACTCCACATCAAGACTCCTTCTCAGTCAAGTCTGGGTTTTGACCGCCTGTTGTCATCACAGGGTGCAGCTGCGGCTTACCGTGGAAGCCATGATCCAACTGGGGGTGGGGTCACATCTGCTCAAGCCTCCTCCGCAGCTTCAGTTTCTGCCCGCCATTTACCGTCTCATCAGTTCAACTTGTTGTCCTCCCAGCTTCAAGACCAGTCCTCCCAGTTGTACAGTGCCTCTGTGTTTTCCTCCACCCCTGCTCCACCTCAGCCAACATCCCAAGAGCGGACAGTACCAAGACAAGACAGTGTAATTAAACACTACCAACGTCCCTCTCCAGCACAAGCCCCTTCATCCACTCCTCACCCCCTTCAGCACTACCTTAGCTGTGGGGTGTCAGGATATCAGCAAGCCACTCATACTCGCCATGCTGGCCTCTCCTGCAGTCCCCTAGGTGAACACAGTCCTTCCTCAGACCATAAACCTTCCCCCAGGACTGAGCAGTACAGACCGATAATTCAGCCTTCTTATGGCTCCTCATCATCCTCATCTTCTGGTGGGGCTGGAAAGGGGACAAAGAGCAGCTCCAGTAGTGGTTACTCCTCTTCTGGATCTGCATCCTCTTCCAGAACCCCCCACACACCACCCTCTGCTTCTTCTGCTTCATCCTCATCTtcatcctcttcctcctcctctgcATCTGCTAGTGCTCGTCAGTCTAATTCCATTCCAACCTCCACTTCTGCCTCTGCATCCTCTCGGCAACAGCCACCAACCCAAACTGTACCTCCTCCACCTCAGTCACATTCCCAGCCCCCTCAGAGCTCCTCTAACTCCACCCAGCAAACCCTTCCCAAGTCGTGCCTCTCGGGTTATGGATCCCCAGTGGCTCCGGTCAAGTCATCGAGTGGTCTAACGGGCCAGACCCCTCCTCAACCACAACCCCAGTCTTTCTCTCCAAGTCAGCCTCCCCCATCACACCTTTCCCAATCATATGGGGGATTCAGTTCTCCACAGACTCATGATCTTCCTTCAGCTAGGACTTCTGGAGTGGCTAAAGGGTATGGGAATTTGGGAAGTCAGTCGTTTTCAGCAGAATCAGTCTATGGGACTGATTCAGGTTATGGGTCCCTGCCACCATCATTAGGGGGTGCTGGAAGTCCCTCAATGGGTTATGGTGCATCAGGACACTCCCCCGCCCTTCTTAGGTCAGGAGCAAGTGGTGGAACAACCGGTGGTAGTAGTAGTGGAGGCAGTACAGGAACTGGAGGCAGCGGTAGCGTGGGAGGCGGAGGAGGTGGTGGATCTTACCACATCCCTGATTCAAGCCCATCTCCATCTGGCAATTCTGGAATCATCCGCCCTGGTCTGCATTCTCCTGCACCTTCACGACCAGCTCAGTCGCCTGTTGGAACAGGATCTAACAAGTATCTATCTTCTGTTCTCTCGCCGTCATTTCTGCCTTCTCCACAAGGTTACCCAGACACTAGAGGACCTCGATCACAACCCTATCACCCATCTGCTCCTCCCAAAACAAAGTCTGATAACAGCATGCTTGGTGTAACAGAGTCTAGGTCACAACAGGATGATGATGTTGACGATGATTTCCTCATCCAGCACCTTCTTCAAGCCCAGAGCCCTGCCCCTCAAGCATCCCATCACCATCCTCCTCAAAGCCATCATTCCTCACAGCCCACCCAGCAGCCTCCAGTCATTCCAGCTCAGGATGGAAATAAGGGGCTTGCTTATGAGATGAGCAAAAGCTCAGAAGAGAGGTACCACCTTCAAAGTGTTATCCGAACACATAGTGCCACCTCTAATGTTGCCGTCTCTGGCACAGGGAGTGGAGCTGGACTGGACAGTCAATTGGAGATGTCCCtaaagaaacaacaacaacaacaacaacaacaacaacaacaacagcatcaACAGCAACAacatcagcagcagcagcaacagcagcagcataaacaacaacatcaacaacaacCACAGCAGAAAAGCAACAGAACTGTAAGCGATGGAGGACGAGGGAGTTCAGATCAAACACATTCCCTTCCTCACCATCATCATGATTCTCTGGGATCAGTGGTGCATTATGGGCGGGGTGACCCGTATTCCCAACACTCCATTTCTCAACACTCCTCCTCCCACCATCAACACACTCCACATACGCCCACGCATCCACACCTACACTCTCACCCACATATGGATCTTCAGAAAAAGCCTCAAGATTCAGGAGATATGGCTTACATGCGTAAGACACCTGATCTGCAGCAACATCACCATCAGCATCAACAGGCACATCAACAGCAAACTCAACATCATCAGTCCCATccacaacaacatcaacaacaacCGCAGCAGCAACAACGTCACTCCCAGTCACAGTCACTTATGGACTCTCCCACTGACCAGTCTCGCCAACCCCCTCATTTGTTGCAGTCTGTGTTGTCCCACACCCGCAGCAAAATAGACTCTCAGCAACAGCAGCATTCTGTAAGCCAGCAGGCCCTTATGGAAGCCACTGGGGGAGCAGAGACCCATTCCCAACCTCAGACATCCCAGCTCCAACTCCAGCTTCAGTCTCAGGCTTTGGAAGCAGCTGGTCACTATGGTCATAGTACCCAGCAGCAAGACCAGAGCCGCCCTAAGTCTAACACAGTGTCTTCACTAGACATGCTGGAGCATTCCCTCTCTCGGACATCTAGCCAAGAGGGAGCAATGGTGGATGAAAGGACAGGAGGTGAAGGAAGCAGGGGAAATTCTGGAGCAGCAACAGCAGGAAGTGTAGAAAGGCGCCAGTCACAGGAGCAACAAAGACTTTCATCTCACCACACAACGCAGCACCATGCTTCAGAGTTACACTCATATCTTCCTGAGCCAGACATGAGTTTATCAACAGCTTCCCATGGACACCACCTATCCCACCATCACCACCAACAGCAACAATCATCGCAAGGTCCTCAACATCCTAACTCTCACCATCAACACCCTCACCCCTCCCATGCTAATCAGAGCCATCATCATCTTCCTCAACAGGCTTCCTCAGCAGCTTCTCAGCAACAAGAGCAGACTCACCCCTCTCATACTTCCCAGATTCCTCAACCTCAGCTTGACCAGCATCAAGGAGAGCCCCACTTTGACACCAGGAATCAAGCAGTGAAATCAAATCAAAACCAAAATCAAAGCCAACAGAGCCAGAGGTTTGTTCCATTAACATCCATCTGCTTCCCCGATGCTCTTCTCCCAGACGAGGACCGCTCATTCTTTCCTGGAATGGAGGATATGTTCTGCCCAGAGGAGTACAAATCCACTTGCTCAGGAGGAACAGGGCAGGGTCAAGATGGGGTTGCACCTGGCCAAGCAGTGCAGGAAGGAATGGAAGGAATTAAAACAACACCTGGAGGAGGAGATAATTCAGGTCCAAGTTACGACATGCTTGGCCATCATAGTGACCAGGGGTATGGGCAATATTGCCATGATCTTTCAGAACCTGACAATGGAACCATGCATTTGGATCTTGACTCCTTGAAGACTCATGAACTCCCATCCACAGTCAACACAGAGCAGCTTGGACTGATCCAATCTCAACCAGCCAACCTTGGAATGGGGACAACTGGGACAGTAGGGGAAGGATCTGGTGCCAAAATGGGAGGTACTGGGGGATCTGGGTCTGGATCCGGGGGTCTTACGTCTCCCATCTTCTGTTCCTCTCGCCCAAAGAAGCTCCTGAAGTCCAGTTCCTTCCATCTGCTGAAGGAAAGACCTGATCCAAACTCCTTGCCTAAGAAGAGTTATGCACAGGAGTATGAATTTGAAGACGATGAGGATAAGGCGGACGTCCCAGCTGACATTCGCCTCAACAGCCGAAGCCGACTTCCTGATCTCATACCAGACCTTGTGTCCAGTTGTCGCAAATCAAGTGGTGTGGGAGGGGGAACTTTAAGCCCTTTAATGGGTGATCTCGATTTCGGATACCCATCTCTTGGTCCCCCTCCACAGATGATTCCTCAAGATGGACCGAAGAAAAGAGGCAGGAAGCCTACAAAGCCTAAAAGAGAGGGACCTCCAAGGCCACGTGGACGACCCCGTATACGCCCATTGCCGGAACCTCACCACTCGAGGGGTATGATGGGAGAGTATGGAACAGGATATGTTCCTGAAAGAGGCAGAGGCAGAGGAAGAGGCAGAGGCAGAGGTAGACGGGATGAATCTGTGATGGACATGGAGATGGCTAATAAAGACCCAAATCAGATGTATCAACAACACATGCAGCAGCAAATGCATCACCAATCACAGCAGCAGCCACAGCATCAGGAGCCAATCAAACCCATCAAG ATTAAACTTCCTATTGGAACCATGTCATCTTCTGATGCCTTGTTGCGGACAGACTCCTTGTCAGGCACTGATCCGGCTCTCTCAGATGGCTCCCTAGGTTCAGCACCCTCTTTGGGATTGAGCCCTGGCACTCCCGGAGTGCCTGACATGAACAGACCTCTAGACAAGAAGTCCAAATCTCAAGAG CTGGACGAGAAAGAGTCGGAGAAGACTGGCTTTGTAGCCTCATTTTTGGATTTCCTCAAGTCTGGAAAAAGGCCATCAGGAATGTCAACGGGCTCAGCTGACAGCGCTGGAAATGAAGACGGCTCTCCTGGGAAAAGTGGAGGCATTCGCCCATTATCCCCTCAACCGCCACCTCCCCCAGCCGCTGCAGCCGTATCAGGATATGGAGATGGCGAAAGTGATGGAGGACTCTCTTTGGGTGGCTGTCCTAGCCCATGCAAGCGCTTGGATGAAGAGCTGAAAAGAAACCTTGAGACGTTACCCTCCTTCTCATCCGATGAGGAGGACTCCGTTGGAAAGAACCAGGACCTCCAAAAGAGCATCTCCTCTGCAATCTCTGCTCTGTATGACACTCCTCAACTCACCTCCTCAATGCAGCCTCCTTCACTTCCGCCACCCCCTCCTCCACCTCCTCCGGAACCACTGACACCTACACAACAGCCACCAGCCCTCAGCCCTCAACCGCCACTGCATACACACCCGTCCTCACACGCCCACACCCACTCTGTTGAGCATGCTAGATTGCAAGGAGAAGAGCAGGAAGATGAAATGGAGGAAAAAGAGAAGGACCTAGACGAGGTGGTGGAGCAAGACAAGGAGGAGAAAGAGAAAGTCCCAGATATGGAGCTGCTGAGTGTCTCAAAAATTGGAG ACTCACCCAAAGAAGCAATTGAAGCCCAAGCTCCCCCATCTCTCCCACCAGTTTCCCCATCATCCCCTGCTCCCTCCTCCACCTCCTCGCCATCACCGCTTCCTCCCCTCCCCCTTCCCTCTCCTCTCCCTCCACAGGAGGACAATCCTTCCCCCTCTCAGAAATCGCCTCTACAACAGTCCTCACCTCCACTCAGTCCTGTGGCTTCCTCTGTGCCTGTACTCTCTCCTCTACCTCCTCCTCTTCCTGTAGAGCCTGCTCTATCCTCTAGCCCTCCTTCGCCCAGTCCACCTCCGGTACAGGAGTCCATCGCAGAGCCTTCCTCTCCTGAAGAGCCCCCTGCGCCTCAAATTCTACCGTTGCACTTGGCACAGAAGCAGAGCGGTGCTGCCATTGTTGGCGAGACTGATGAGGATGAGAGTGAGAGTGGAGGCGAGGGTATTTTCAGGGAGAGGGATGAGTTTGTAGTGCGGATTGAGGACATCAGGAGTCTGAAG TTGGCCCTGCAGACAGGACGAGAGCCCCCTCCAATTTGGCGTGTACAGAAGGCTCTGTTGCAGAAGTTTTCCCCCGAGATTAAGGATGGCCAGAGACAGTTTTGTGCCACTAGTAAT TATCTGGGTTACTTTGGGGATGCTAAAAAGCGCTACCAGCGGCTGTATGTGAAGTTTCTggaaaacataaacaaaaaagaCTACGTGAGGGTCTGTTCCTGCAAGCCCTGGCACAGACCTTCTGTCAACCTGAG aagacAGTCTCAACCACTCCCGAAGTTAGCGCCACCTCCAAACAACCAGACTCCTTTAGAGAGGactgagaaagaaaaagagaagatTAAGGAGCCGCGTGAAAGCCGAGAGAAGAACAACATTCGGCCAAAGGAACAGCGGGAAAAAGAAAAAGTGGTTAAAACCAAGGAGaaggaagaaaagaaagagaaagaaaaggagAAAGAGAAGAAAGCTTCACCTCCACCTCCACCACCTCAGAAGCCTGAGAAAAGGGCAGCGGTGACAGAACGAGGGAAGGTGAAGGAGGAGAAGAGGAGCACTGCGCAGGAGAAGAAGACTGAACGCTCCGCCAAACCTCAGCCACCAAAGGTGAAGGCTGAACCTCCGCCTAAGAAACGAAGGATGTGGCTGAAGGAAGTACCCTCATCCTCAGATTCAGACTCCTCAGCAAGTGCGGATGAAA TCTCAGTAAAAGCAGGCCTGAACACACGTGCAATGCGTGAGATGTACCGGAGCTACGTGGAGATGCTGGTCAGTACGGCCCTCGACCCGGACATGATTCAGGCTCTAGAAGACACAGAAG ATGAGTTATATCTTCCTCCAATGCGCAAGATCGACAGCCTTCTCAGTGAGCAGAAGAGGAAGCTTTTGAAAAGAGTCAATATGAACTCTCTGCACCAG